The DNA sequence CTCGACCGCATCCGCGAGATCTTCGAGACGCCCACCGAGGACGAGGACGACCGCCAGCGCGACGTACTGGCCCACGCCAACGGCGACGTGGTCTTCGACAAGGTGTGGTTCGAGTATCGCCCGGGCATCCCGGTGCTGAAGGACATCACCTTCACGGCGAAGGCCGGGACGACCACGGCACTCGTCGGCTCGAGCGGCTCGGGCAAGAGCACGCTGATCTCGTTGATCCTCGCGTTCAACCGGCCGCTCACGGGCCGCATCACGATCGGTGGACAGGACCTCACCACGCTGCGGCTCCGCGACTACCGCGGTACGCTGGGCGTGGTGCTGCAGGACAACTTCCTGTTCGACGGCACGGTGGCCGAGAACATCGCGTTCTCGCGGCCGGGCGCGACACGCGAGGAGATCATCGCGGCGGCACGCGTCGCCAACTGCGACGAGTTCGTCAGCCAGTTCCCGGACGGCTACGAGACGATCGTCGGCGAGCGTGGCGTGAAGCTCTCCGGCGGCCAGCGGCAGCGCGTGGCGATCGCCCGCGCGATCCTCGCCGACCCGCAGGTGTTGATCCTCGACGAGGCGACGAGCTCGCTGGACTCGGAGAGCGAGCGCACGATCCGCGAGGCTTTGAAGAAGCTGCGCGCGGGCCGCACGACCTTTGTGATCGCGCACCGGCTCTCCACCATCCGCTCGGCGGACCAAATCCTCGTGCTCGAGCAGGGAGAGATCGTCGAGCGCGGCTCGCACCGCGAGCTCATGGCGCTGGGTGGGCGCTACAAGGTCCTGCACGACACGCAGCATGCGGTCGAGCAGGACCTGTTTGTGAATCCCGGTGAGGAAGTCGTGCCGTTGGATGCCAACGGCTGAACGGCCACGGCGTTCACCACGAAGGCACGAAGGGCTCCGCGATAAACTTTCGGCCCCGCAATCCCAAGAAGCATTGCTTCTTCAGGGTTGCGGGGCCGAAAGACTGTTGCGGCTCCCTTCGTGCCTTCGTGGTGAAAGCAGTTACTGCACGATGCGCCGCCCGCTCACGCGCGAGCCGTCCCCCGGCATCGACCACTCGCCGGACAGCACGTCGCCCTCGAACACGATGTTGATCGTCGCCTCGTCGCCCGTCGGCGCGGTGATCTTGATGACCATCGCGTTCCCCGAGCGCTTGGCCGAGTTGATCGGCATCGGCGGGAAGGCCTGGCTGTTGATCGACCCCGTGTAGTCGTCGCCGGAGACGTGGCGGAGATCCATCACGAAGTCGAAGGCCTGCCCCTGGGCCGTCAGCGCGACGGTCCAGCGACCCACCGGGTTCACGGCAGCGGGAGCGGGTGCGGCCATCGCGGCCGGGGTCGCGGGGGCAGCGGCCGGTTGCGGCGTGGTGCTCGCCGGGGCCGAGGCGCAGGCGGCCGACAGCACGAGGATGCCCGTCAGGGCGAGTGCAGCAGGAAGGCGCATGGGTGGTCTCAGTGGGGATGAGGGGGATGTCGAGGCGTCCCGATGGACGCCGTGTTGGGTCTACGATACCGCGAGAACCGGGGATTCGACAGGAACGGCAGCCCAAGGGTTGGGACGCCGGTCAGTCGGCGGCCACCGTGCGCGTGGCCGCCCACTCCCGGAGCTGGCTGATCTTCTCCCACATCGTCCCCGAGAGCGGCCGCGTCGATTCCGCCTCCCCGAGCAGCAGGGTGGTCGTCGGGCCGGCGCCGTTGGAGAACGCGCCGTAGAGCGCCCCCACCACCACCTGCTCGATCTCGGCGCCGCTGAATCCGTCCGTGGCCTCGGCTAGCAGTTTGAGGTCGAACTTCGTCGGGTCCTGGTTCCGCTTGCGGAGGTGGATGCGGAAGATCTCCTCGCGCGCCGCCGGCTTGGGCAGGTCCACGAAGAACACCTCGTCGAAGCGACCCTTACGGATGAACTCCGGCGGCAGCTGCGCGATGTCGTTCGACGTCGCGATCACGAACACGTCGCCTTGGCGGTCCTGCAGCCAGCTCAGGAAGGTGCCGAACACGCGCTTCGATACGCCGCCGTCGGCATCGCCGCCGCTGGCGAAGGCCTTCTCGAGCTCGTCGATCCACAGCACGATCGGCGCCATGCGCTCGGCCGTGCGCATCGCGCGCTTGAAGTTCTTCTCGCTGTCGCCGATGTACTTGTCGTAGAGGTTCGCGGGGTCGAGCTTGAGCAGCGGCAGTCCCCACTCGCTGGCGACCGCCTTGGCGAACAGCGACTTGCCGCAGCCGGGCACGCCGAGCAGCAGCACGCCGCGGGGGAATCCCAGGCCGAACTGCGCGGCGCGCTGCGGATCGTGCACGACGGCGCGGCGCTTGGTGAGCCAGGCCTTGAGGCCGGCGAGGCCCGCGACTTCGCCCAGGGTCTCGGTGGACGGCCAGTAATCGAGCAGGCCGTCCTGTTCCACGATCTGCCGCTTCGCTTCGGCCGCGCGCTTCACGTCGCCGGCGCGCAGCGCGCCGTCCTCCATGATGAGCTTGGTAATCACCTTCTCGGCTTCCGTCTGCGTGAGGCCGACGAGGTTGTTCACGAGGCGTGTGCGGTCCTCGTTGGTGAGGTCCACCTTCACCGGCATGCGCGCCGATTGGTCGCGGATGATGCGCTCGAGCAGCTGGCGCTGCTCGGCGAATCCCGGCACCGGCAGCTCGAGGTGCACGGCGTGCGGGCGCAGTGAGTCCGGCAGCGACACGCAATGGCCGCTGATCACGACGGCGCCGCGCCGCGTGCCGAACTGGTTGACGCAATCGAGCACGTGGCTGGCGACGACGGGGTCTTGGAGAAAGTCGCCGAGCCCCTTGAAGTGGAACACGCCGACGGCTTCCTGAAGGACGCGGGCGAGGGCGGCCTGCGGCTCCGCGGTCTTCTCGATGAACGGGTCGGTGGGCTGGTTGCCGCGGCGGATGCCGCGCGATCGGCTCCACGAGAAGAAGCCCAGCGAGAGTTGGCTGGCAATGAGCGCGAGCAGGTCGTCGGCCCGCTCGGACTCGACCGTGTCGAGCACCAGCAGGGCGTACTTGCTGCGGATCAGCAGCTCGAGTTCAGCGACCGTATCTTTCACGCGATGCAGGCCATGGGCGGAGACATGCGCGAAGATACGCCGAGAGGTGACAGCCCGCGAGCGTGGCGGATGCTGGGCTTGCTCGCACTGGCCGAGATGCTCGGCATGGCGCTGTGGTTCGCGGCGTCGGCGGCCGCGCCACAGCTGACGGCGCGCTGGGACTTAAGTCCGGCCCAAGTCGGCGGCCTCGCCACCGCTGTGCAGTTGGGCTTCGTGCTCGGCACCGCCCTGAGCGCCGTGTTGAACCTCGCGGACCTCGTTCCGGCGCGGCGCCTGTTTGCGGCGTCCGCGGTGCTCGGCGCGGGCGCGAACTTGCTCCTGCTCGCCCTGCCGACCTACAGTGGCGCCCTGTTGAGCCGCGTGATCACCGGCGCCTGCTTGGCCGGCGTGTATCCGCCCGCGATGAAGATGGCGGCGACCTGGTTCCGCGCACGACGCGGCATCGCCATCGCGACGATCGTCGCCGCACTGACGGTGGGCAAGGCCTCGCCGTACCTCTGGCAGTCGCTGCCCGAGCTCTCGCTCGCAACGCCGATCCTCGCGGCCTCGGCGTCGGCGGTGATGGCCGCGTTACTCGTCCTACTGTGGTGGCAGGACGGCCCGCACGCCTTTCCGTCGCGCCCGTTCTCATGGGGACTCATCGGCGACGTCGTGCGCACGCGCCGCTGGCGCCAGGCCACCGGCGGGTATCTTGGACACATGGCCGAGCTGTACTCGTACTGGACGTGGATTCCCGCGTTCCTGGCGGCGAGCGCCGTCGCGCAGCGCGGTGACGCAAGCGCCGCGCAGTCGCCATGGATCGGTGTGCTGGCCTTCGCGACCATTGCCGTCGGTGCGCTCGGCTGCCTCTGGGGCGGCGTGATGGGCGACCGCATCGGCAGGGCGCGCATCGCCTCGCGCGTGATGCTGGCCAGCGGAGCGATCGCCTTCACGATCGGGCTCGCCTTCGGACGCAGTGCCTGGTTGGTGGGGGCGCTCGCTCTCGCGTGGGGATTTTTCGTCATCGCCGACTCGGCGCAGTTCTCCACGCTGGTCACCGAAGCGGTGGAGCCACACGCCGTCGGTACTGCGCTCACGTTGCAGACATCGCTCGGGTTCCTGCTCACGACGCTCACGATCCAGGTGATTCCGCCGCTGGTGGACTGGGTCGGCTGGCAAGGCGCGTTCGTCGTGCTGGGCATCGGCCCCATGCTCGGCGTATATGCGCTGCGCGGCTTGGTACGCGAGGAGCGCGTCGCGAGGGCCCCCGCATGAGCGTCCTCGCCGTGATGCGCGCCTTCGACGACGGGCGCGACCGCGCGGAGTTCTACCGCGGCTGGCGCATGGGGCTCACGGCGGGGCTGTCGCACCCGATGATCTTGTCGAAGTCGCTGGCACGTGGCGGGCTCGCGGGCCGCATCCGCGAGTATCTGCTCGCCGGCACCGAGCGCGGCGAAGGCATCGCGACGCTCGTGAAGCGCGCGCCCCATCTCTTCGAGCCCTTCGAGTCGGCGCTGCTGGCGATGGGCGAGGAGAGCGGCCAGCTCGACCAGATGCTCACGCATCTCGCCGACTTCCACACGCGGCAGTACAAGGTCATCCTGGCACTGCGTAAATGGATGTCGTATCCGATGTTCGTCTCGCTGTTCGCCGTGGTGGCGCTGCCGCTGCCACTGGTGTTCCAGAATCGCGTCGGCGCGTACTGGACGGCGACGATCTCCGGGCTCGTGCTCTGGTTCGCGGCCGGCGGCCTCGTGTTCGCGCGACTGGCGCAGCGGTACCAGCAGCGGCCGCAGTTCGTACGGGCGCGCTTCGCACGCACCCTGGCGCTCTGCATTGGCGCCGGATTGTCGCTGCCCCGCGCCTTGCTGCTCGCTGGCGATGCCTCGGGGAGTCCGGCCCTGGCCGCGCACCTGCGGCGCATCGGCGAGCGGCGCTTGGGGGCGCAGCCCGCGCTGGACTCCCTGCGCGGCGCCCCCGTTATGACGCCCGAGCTCGAGGCGGCCTTGCTGGTCGCCGAGAAGACCGGAGATTTTGCCGGCCCCGTGGGGCGTCTGGCGGACCTGTACGAGGACGGCTTCAAGTAGATTTCCGGCGTGTACCGTCCGGCATCCCCGGCGCTGGGCGCCATCGCGCTCGCGACCTTCCTGACGCTCGTCCCCATTACCCTGCTCGTCCCCGGGCTCACCGAGCTCGTGGTCGACGCGCATGGCGGGACGCGGTTCCAGGCGCATCTGTTCGTGTCCCTGAACCAGTTCGCCGGCATCATCGCCGTGCCGGTGGCGATGGCCCTGCACCGGCGCTGGCCGCACACGCGGCGCTGGGTGGTCGGGTTGCTGCTGCTCGACGCCGTGGCCTTCCTCGGCATGGGCGCGGCGAACACGCTGGGCCAGCTCTTCGCCTGGCGCGCGCTCGATGGCATTGCGCATCTGCCGGCGGTGACGTTCCTCATGATCGCGGCGAATCGCTCCGGTGGCGAGCGGCGTGGCGCCTCGCTCGGCGTCGTAGCCGGCGCCCTGATGATCGGTGTGGCGGTGGGCGCGCCGCTGGGCGGCGTGCTTGTCGACGCGAATCGCGATCTCGTGTACACCGTCGGCGCGACGCTGCTCGTGACCGCGGCAGCGGCCGGTGCCTTCGTCACGGCGAGCGCCTCGCCGTCGCGCGATCCGAATGCGCGGTATCGCTGGGACCGCCGCCGCTTGGTGAGCTGGATGCCCTTGGCCTACGGCTTCGCCGATCGCTTCCTCATCGGTGTGTTCGTCTCGACGTTCACGCTGTTCCTCACCGAGGTGCACGGCGTGGGGGCCGCGACGCGCGGCATGTTGATGTCGCTGTTCCTGCTGCCGTTCGCCGTGCTCTGCTGGCCGGCCGGCAAGCTGGCCGATCGCGTCGGGTGGTTCGGCCCGCTGGTCGTCGCGAACGTGGCCTTCGGCTTGGTCTACGCGACATACGGCGTCCTCCCGCTCTCGCTGTTGCCCGTCGCGATGATTGCCAGCGGCGTGCTCAGCGCGGGCATGTTCGCACCGAGCCTGGTGCTGGTGAGCGATTTCGCGAAGCGCGGCGCGGGCGAGGGATTGTTCGGCAGCTTCCAGGTCGCGGGCTCGTTCGGCTTCCTGACCGGGCCGTTGGTGGGCGGCATCCTCGTCGAGACGCTGCGTGCGCCGAGTGGCGCTCCCGCGTGGGCGGCCATTTTCGCCGGTGTCGGCATCCTGCTCTCGCTGGGCGGGATCATCAGCTATCGCGTGCTCGGCCCCGTCGCCAAGAGCGATCGCCTGCCCGATCCACCGGGCCGTCACGGCGGTACCGTCAACGCCCCGCTGATCTCGCCGGATGTGGACTCGCGCGGCAACGCGTTCACGCGCGCCCTCGCCGTCGGGGCGATGCGGATCTTCGGCTGGAAGTTCAGCGGCGAGCGCCTGCCCGACATCAAGAAGTTCGTGATCATCGTCGCGCCGCACACGAGCAACTGGGACTTCTGCGTCGGCGTGATGGCCATGTACGCCATCGGCATCCGCGGCACCTTCTTGGGAAAGGACACGCTGTTCCGCTTCCCGCTCGGCATCCTCATGCGCTGGCTCGGCGGGATCCCGGTGGACCGGTTCAGCAAGCAGGACGTCGTCACGCAGACCGCCGACCTCGTCGTCGCGCGCGAGCGCGTGATCATTGCGCTGAGTCCCGAGGGCACCCGCAAGCGCACGGAGCGCTGGCGCAGCGGCTTCTGGTGGATCGCCCACAAGGCCCAGGTGCCGATCGTGCCGGTGGCGTTCGACTTCTCCAAGCGGGAGATTCGCATCTACCCGCCGTTCGAGACGACGGGCGATCCGGACCGCGACATCGTCGAGTTGCGGACGCGGTTTACGCCGGAGATGGCCTTCGACCCGAGGAAGTACGTCGCATGAGCACTCGCCGAGAGGTTCTCCGTGCGTTGGGTGCGGCCGGACTCGCGATGTCGCTGCCCCGCGCGTTGCGCGGCGCGGATGCCGCAGATCGCCTCGAGGGTGTGGGCGTGCAGCTCTACACGCTGCGCAACGAGATGCGGCGCGATCCCGAGGGTACGCTGGCGCGCATCGCCGAACTGGGGTTCAGCGAGATCGAGTGGTGGGGCGAGTATGGCCGGACTCCTGCGCAACTGCGGGCCCTGCTCGACCGGCATAGCCTGAGAGCGCCCGCATGGCATCTCGCGCCTGAGCTGCTCGCCGCCGAGCGGCTCGACGCGACGCTGCGTACCGCCGCGACGATGGGCCACAAGCATCTCATCGTCGCCTGGTTGCCGCCCGCCCAGCGGACGTCGGATGGCTTCAAGCGCATCGGCGAGGTGTTGAGCACCGCGGGACGTCGCTTGGCCAGCGAGGGGATCCGCACCGGATATCACAACCACGACTTTGAGTTCGCGCGCGTCGGCGACCAGACCATCTGGGATGTGCTCGTGGCCAACACCGATGCGTCCGTCGTGGATCTCGAGCTCGATTGCTACTGGGCGTTCAAGGCTGGGCATGACCCCGTCACGATGCTGCAGCGCTACCGCGACCGCATCACGCATCTGCACATCAAGGATTCCGCCGGCGCGCCGGAACATCGGCAGGTGGATGTGGGCGCGGGCGTGATCGACTGGAAGCGCGTGCTTGAGGTCGGCACGGCAGGGCGCGTGCGGCACGTGTTCGTCGAGCACGATGAGCCCGCGGATGCGTGGGCGACGGTGGCCGCGGGGCGGCGGCACCTGCAGAGTCTCGGGTACTAGTCCCGCCTCGACGAGATCGATGCCGCGGCAGCGGCTACGCCATGACCTGCTCCACCGTCGCCAGCAACGCATTGATTTCGAACGGCTTCTGCAGGAACGCATCGGGCTTCACCGTCGCATCCGCCTCGCTCGCCTCGTGGCTGTAGCCTGAGATGAGGATGCTCCGCGTCTCCGGCGAGCGCTCGCGAGCCGCGCGGATGATCGCCAGCCCACTGCCGCCGGGCAACGAGAGGTCCGTGAGCAAGAGCTGGATCGGCGGCCCCTCCGCCCGCAGGAGATCGAGCGCGGTCCCCGCGTCCTCGGCAGAGCGCACGTCGAATCCCGCCCGCTGCAGCACGAGTTGCAACGTATGCCGGAGCACGGGCTCATCGTCCACGACGAGCGCTCGCACGCCCTGCCAGCGCTGCCGGGTCGGCGACTCGCCGCGGACCGGCCGCGGGCCGCTCGCCGACTCCTCCTCGACGGTCGGCAACAGGATCCGGAACTCGGTCCCCTGCCCTTCCACCGACTCGACCTGAATCTCGCCACCGAGGGACCGGACGATGCCGTGGACACTGGCGAGGCCAAGGCCGGTACCTTCGCTGGGCTGCTTGGTGGTGAAGAATGGATCGAAGATGCGGTCGAGATGGCGCCGGGGGATGCCGACGCCGGTATCGCGCACGCTCAGCTCGACGTAGGTCTCGCCGGGATGCGCAGAGGGCCATATGCGCCGCGTGGCGTCGTCAGCGACGACGTCGCGCACGCTGACGAACAGCGTGCCGGACTCGCGCGAGGCCATGGCCTGTGCGGCGTTGGTGCCGAGGTTAAGCAGCACCTGATGCACTTCGGCAGCGTCGACCGCGACTTTGTGCCTGGCGCCGAGCTCCGTCTGGAAGCTGATCGTCGCGGGAATCGACGCCCGGAGCAACGGCAATGTCTCGCTGACGACGGCCGCGAGCCGCTGGGGACGCCGGCTCCGGACCTCCTGGCGGCTGAACGCCATCATCTGACGCACGATGTCGCGCGCGCGTCGGCAGGCCATCGCGATGCGCTCCAGCGCCTCCGCCTGCGGACCACTCGCGGAGAGGCGCTCGACCTCGGCGACCGCAAGGATCGAGCCGATGATGTTGTTGAAGTCGTGCGCAATGCCCCCGGAGAGCGTACCGAGCGCCTCGAGCTTCTCGCCGCGGCGCAGCCGTTCCTCGAGGCGGCGTTCGTGCGTCACGTCGCGGAGGATGGCGACGAACTCGCCGGCGGACGGGTCGCGGAGCACGAGCGGCGAGACCGTGAGCTCGCATTCGAGCGGCGTCTCACTGTCGTTCGGGATGCGCACCGTCCCGCGCCAGGCGCCAGCCACCCGCATCGCCTCGGCCAACGAGACGCCGCTCTCCGACTCAATCTCCTCGAAGTGCAGTTGCGTGGCGCCAGCCAGCAAGCGTGCGGCGGCCGCATTCGCGTAGTCCACCCGACCATCGCGATCGCAGAGAATGATGCCTTCGAGTGCCTGCGCCACCGCGCCGGCGAGTCGGTCGCGGCTCGTCGCGGACTTGCGTTCGCGCTCGAGCGAGCGCTCCAGCCACCGCATCAGCACCGCCACGGAGATCGTGAGGGTTGCGTCGACGAAGAGGAAGTTGAGCGCGATAAGCGTGAACTTGAGGCGCGGCGCGTCCGCCAAGCGTCCCATGGGAAGGTCCGCGGCGAAGAAGTAGCCGACGAACCCGAGTGTCGCCGACACGAGCAGCAGTGCCAGGATCGACGGCCGCAATCCCATGAGCAACGCGGTGAGAATCGGCACCGCCATCAGGTAGATCTGGCTGACTAGGCCGACCGCCAGCAGGAAGTACACACCGACGGCGTACGCGATGCCGAGGAACAGTCCGGCGCGCCAGGCAAACGAAATGCGCGGATGCAGCGTGAGGATCCAGCACGCGATGAGCGCGGTGAGATCGACGCCGATGGTCAGCCACATCCCGTCCCGATACGCGAGCATCATGCTCGGCACGCCGCTGAGCGTCCCGAGAATCAGCGACATCGCCAGCAGCGCGAAGAGGACTCGTTCGCGCCAACTGAGCGGATCCGCCTCCTCTTCGTCGGCGGTCGGCGCGATGCGGCGCCGGAGTTGCTCGAGAACGTTCATCGCGGGGGGGGGGAAGGACCGTTCCACGGCAATATGGCAGCGAGTACGGGCATCGGCCATCGGCGCGCAGAGCTTCTCGAGGGCAGAGGCTCCTCGCAGCACACCGGCGTGACGCCAGTTGCACCCGCGAGGTAGTACGCATATGACGACGTCTTCCCGCCGCAACGCACTCGTGGTCGCAGCACTGCTCTGCGTCGCTGGCTGCAAAGAGACCACGTCGCCCGCCGAGCGGTTCGCCGTTCCGATCGACGCGATCAGTGTGCCGAACACCGCGGCACCATCGGACACCGTCGTGGTCGGTTTCCGGTACGAGGCCAGCTGTGGCGCACGGGAAGTCACGCTTCGCCTCAGAGCCGACAGCATGGTGGTCGCCGTGTTTGCCGTGTTCCCATCTGGCGGCCTAGTGTGCCCGGCCCTCTTGGCCTATGCCCACCGCACCGTTACCCTGACGCCGCCCGAGCGCTCCCAGCCATTCACCATCGTGTTCAAGCAGCCGACGGGCGCCGACAGCGTCCGGACGATTCGCACACCGCCGGCACTCACAGGCACGCCCTGATCATGCCTGCTGCTGCAGGCGTTCTCGCTGACGATTGGTGAACGTCCCCCGTCGGCCGCAGTCCGGTTTTCCTCCACTTGCCGGACCGCCCCTGCCGCCCCACCATTGAGTCACGCGACGGCATCGTGGCGACGTTTGCGGGCCCCTTCCGCATTCGTCCGCCGCCCGCACCGCTGCTGGAGCCTTCGTGGCACTCGGTCCGCAGGACCAAGATTCTGTCCCCTCGCCGATGCCATTGGCCGGCTTGGGCTTGGCCTTGGTGTCGACCGGGCCTGACGGCAGCATTCGAAGCGCGAACTCGCTCTTCGGCAGCCTGACCGGCCTCTCGCGCGCGCAGCAGGCCAACCGCACGCTGCAATCGCTCTTCGCCGACGATAACGATCCGCTGCTGGTCAAGTCCTTCGTCGCGGCGCTTCAGTCCGGCCACGTCGACGCCGCCGAGTTCC is a window from the Pseudogemmatithrix spongiicola genome containing:
- a CDS encoding MFS transporter codes for the protein MLGLLALAEMLGMALWFAASAAAPQLTARWDLSPAQVGGLATAVQLGFVLGTALSAVLNLADLVPARRLFAASAVLGAGANLLLLALPTYSGALLSRVITGACLAGVYPPAMKMAATWFRARRGIAIATIVAALTVGKASPYLWQSLPELSLATPILAASASAVMAALLVLLWWQDGPHAFPSRPFSWGLIGDVVRTRRWRQATGGYLGHMAELYSYWTWIPAFLAASAVAQRGDASAAQSPWIGVLAFATIAVGALGCLWGGVMGDRIGRARIASRVMLASGAIAFTIGLAFGRSAWLVGALALAWGFFVIADSAQFSTLVTEAVEPHAVGTALTLQTSLGFLLTTLTIQVIPPLVDWVGWQGAFVVLGIGPMLGVYALRGLVREERVARAPA
- a CDS encoding ATP-binding protein, with protein sequence MNVLEQLRRRIAPTADEEEADPLSWRERVLFALLAMSLILGTLSGVPSMMLAYRDGMWLTIGVDLTALIACWILTLHPRISFAWRAGLFLGIAYAVGVYFLLAVGLVSQIYLMAVPILTALLMGLRPSILALLLVSATLGFVGYFFAADLPMGRLADAPRLKFTLIALNFLFVDATLTISVAVLMRWLERSLERERKSATSRDRLAGAVAQALEGIILCDRDGRVDYANAAAARLLAGATQLHFEEIESESGVSLAEAMRVAGAWRGTVRIPNDSETPLECELTVSPLVLRDPSAGEFVAILRDVTHERRLEERLRRGEKLEALGTLSGGIAHDFNNIIGSILAVAEVERLSASGPQAEALERIAMACRRARDIVRQMMAFSRQEVRSRRPQRLAAVVSETLPLLRASIPATISFQTELGARHKVAVDAAEVHQVLLNLGTNAAQAMASRESGTLFVSVRDVVADDATRRIWPSAHPGETYVELSVRDTGVGIPRRHLDRIFDPFFTTKQPSEGTGLGLASVHGIVRSLGGEIQVESVEGQGTEFRILLPTVEEESASGPRPVRGESPTRQRWQGVRALVVDDEPVLRHTLQLVLQRAGFDVRSAEDAGTALDLLRAEGPPIQLLLTDLSLPGGSGLAIIRAARERSPETRSILISGYSHEASEADATVKPDAFLQKPFEINALLATVEQVMA
- a CDS encoding type II secretion system F family protein, with the translated sequence MSVLAVMRAFDDGRDRAEFYRGWRMGLTAGLSHPMILSKSLARGGLAGRIREYLLAGTERGEGIATLVKRAPHLFEPFESALLAMGEESGQLDQMLTHLADFHTRQYKVILALRKWMSYPMFVSLFAVVALPLPLVFQNRVGAYWTATISGLVLWFAAGGLVFARLAQRYQQRPQFVRARFARTLALCIGAGLSLPRALLLAGDASGSPALAAHLRRIGERRLGAQPALDSLRGAPVMTPELEAALLVAEKTGDFAGPVGRLADLYEDGFK
- a CDS encoding MFS transporter, with translation MYRPASPALGAIALATFLTLVPITLLVPGLTELVVDAHGGTRFQAHLFVSLNQFAGIIAVPVAMALHRRWPHTRRWVVGLLLLDAVAFLGMGAANTLGQLFAWRALDGIAHLPAVTFLMIAANRSGGERRGASLGVVAGALMIGVAVGAPLGGVLVDANRDLVYTVGATLLVTAAAAGAFVTASASPSRDPNARYRWDRRRLVSWMPLAYGFADRFLIGVFVSTFTLFLTEVHGVGAATRGMLMSLFLLPFAVLCWPAGKLADRVGWFGPLVVANVAFGLVYATYGVLPLSLLPVAMIASGVLSAGMFAPSLVLVSDFAKRGAGEGLFGSFQVAGSFGFLTGPLVGGILVETLRAPSGAPAWAAIFAGVGILLSLGGIISYRVLGPVAKSDRLPDPPGRHGGTVNAPLISPDVDSRGNAFTRALAVGAMRIFGWKFSGERLPDIKKFVIIVAPHTSNWDFCVGVMAMYAIGIRGTFLGKDTLFRFPLGILMRWLGGIPVDRFSKQDVVTQTADLVVARERVIIALSPEGTRKRTERWRSGFWWIAHKAQVPIVPVAFDFSKREIRIYPPFETTGDPDRDIVELRTRFTPEMAFDPRKYVA
- a CDS encoding sugar phosphate isomerase/epimerase family protein, which translates into the protein MSTRREVLRALGAAGLAMSLPRALRGADAADRLEGVGVQLYTLRNEMRRDPEGTLARIAELGFSEIEWWGEYGRTPAQLRALLDRHSLRAPAWHLAPELLAAERLDATLRTAATMGHKHLIVAWLPPAQRTSDGFKRIGEVLSTAGRRLASEGIRTGYHNHDFEFARVGDQTIWDVLVANTDASVVDLELDCYWAFKAGHDPVTMLQRYRDRITHLHIKDSAGAPEHRQVDVGAGVIDWKRVLEVGTAGRVRHVFVEHDEPADAWATVAAGRRHLQSLGY
- a CDS encoding AAA family ATPase encodes the protein MKDTVAELELLIRSKYALLVLDTVESERADDLLALIASQLSLGFFSWSRSRGIRRGNQPTDPFIEKTAEPQAALARVLQEAVGVFHFKGLGDFLQDPVVASHVLDCVNQFGTRRGAVVISGHCVSLPDSLRPHAVHLELPVPGFAEQRQLLERIIRDQSARMPVKVDLTNEDRTRLVNNLVGLTQTEAEKVITKLIMEDGALRAGDVKRAAEAKRQIVEQDGLLDYWPSTETLGEVAGLAGLKAWLTKRRAVVHDPQRAAQFGLGFPRGVLLLGVPGCGKSLFAKAVASEWGLPLLKLDPANLYDKYIGDSEKNFKRAMRTAERMAPIVLWIDELEKAFASGGDADGGVSKRVFGTFLSWLQDRQGDVFVIATSNDIAQLPPEFIRKGRFDEVFFVDLPKPAAREEIFRIHLRKRNQDPTKFDLKLLAEATDGFSGAEIEQVVVGALYGAFSNGAGPTTTLLLGEAESTRPLSGTMWEKISQLREWAATRTVAAD